The following are encoded in a window of Salmo trutta chromosome 9, fSalTru1.1, whole genome shotgun sequence genomic DNA:
- the LOC115200481 gene encoding calmodulin-regulated spectrin-associated protein 1-B, whose amino-acid sequence MDVDLCGGGDGTRRNMDSAGEGTIEIVPLEMYDSARAKIDANLRWLFAKAYSIDHIPEDLRDPFYTDQYDQEHIKPPVLQLLLSCELYCRVCALILKTDQAASLQSHMSVIQALSRKGIYVMESDDAPVRDADLSCVPIKMSAHMPMIDALMMAYTVEMISIEKVVACVKRFSTFSASKELPFDLEDAMVFWINKVNLKIREITERELKVKQHPLESPSHQKVRYRREHALGRQLPFFPLLEDLMRDVCDGAALLTVVHYYCPDHMKLHDICLKEVTSIADSLYNIQLLKQFSNEYLNKSFYLTMEDMLYSPLVLKHNVMVFIAELFWWFETVKPEFVQPRTEEFRDARAMAQPKSARTSVPISNATKRSFQVTPGIPEASLSLSAQSSPDGRYSLYPAEGSDPLNKGCPGEAFSPSHPLLPLRQRQQQGEDGSGIRNRSNSLENKHPRGSVQAWSDRTQRPTSTLNPYTFGISATDSDADIASGDSVSLARSISKDSLASNVVNLTPKHQVLTPQGHAQVGRAPVSPAPRRVNGHGLLGNVNMEEELVPVMRTNASDSLPSQGEATQRTAGAEPKDCSYFEPLMPAVLKSVKEKSVYLNKEEESGEVGRSRGGGSIRRVEGGPELVASARRKTTTSLNRTYTPASSGEFNLSTETSLAGPLQGQGAFNPMVTSSVDPDSSVSAGGFYLHSDSEDQKPWQEPDLDEAHDEDLDEALTTKDPTRKTFDEEEESAKLMEDLKVKEKRDKDKGDDCSSGRSSPCLSTHSQASSLASGSVRMTSFAERKAQQRFGSNQDLRTSASSSQRTTPDGSECSGPLSLPTSRRLKMDQSPSMPQGGRGDGGTNMLASELVQLHMQLEEKRKAIEHQKKKMEMLSARQRQKLGKAAFLHIVKKGKSDTLPNPLKTDYCKEELNGDKGGSSKDDSCVDALRGAKETESATSPVPDALEMVDKKGSCSPGLLLDEELDLDECNHSIEMLNDAIGSIQQQMMQLSLQQDLLMKQNVQSPPRVPSPCSVNEKTCGSEPKARPAVHFVDLGSGAPTTGTAPSRKPPKLSSARGPRTKPSELKLAKEHGRPGLASSRAITPSHSLETLPHLRQFPGGRSPRADHSDVSSRTPSTGVETISGQDKPGRSATFRLHDEANLRTAARIDPVVVTPEVSFEPCLSSTLREGELNSSDGSGKENIPSEEVSRSKAPLIEVDLSDLKDPEEMEGDRGQDSTMDGEEGEQKSGLGFFFKDEQKAEDELAKKRAAFLIRQQKKAEEARLRKMQLEAETEQKREEARRKAEEDRMRKEEEKARRELIKEQYLRRKQQELMEEQGLGSPIKPKTAKTKLKKPSHQTHRPKSAFSREEISSDTFSSKGSSSTSDNLSSVQSGSSLSLASAATTEADSVNSGGPGSQRGESVESFPGLSRNASRNTERDWDNGSTASSITSMAEYTGPKLFREPSSKSNKPIIFNAISHCCLAGKVNEPQKNTLLEELERVDAHHLMILFRDGGCQFRGVYSYFPDTEEILKLTGTGPKSISKKMIDKLYKYSSDRKQFTVIPAKTVSVSIDAITIHNHLWQAKRTTVPKKSGK is encoded by the exons ATGGATGTGGATCtgtgtggtggtggggatggCACCCGAAGAAACATGGATTCAGCTGGTGAAGGGACAATAGAGATTGTTCCTTTAGAAATGTACGACTCAGCCAGAGCAAAAATAGACGCCAACCTGCGATGGCTGTTCGCCAAGGCATACAGCATTG ACCAcatcccagaggacctgagggatcCGTTCTACACAGACCAGTATGACCAGGAGCACATCAAGCCTCCCGTCCTCCAGCTGCTGCTGTCCTGTGAGCTGTACTGCCGGGTGTGTGCCCTCATCCTGAAGACAGACCAGGCCGCCTCGCTGCAGTCACACATGTCAGTCATCCAGGCCCTCAGCCGTAAAGGGATCTACGTCATGGAGAGTGATGACGCCCCTGTCAGAGATGCTGACCTCTCCTGTGTGCCCATCAAAATG AGTGCCCACATGCCCATGATTGATGCCCTAATGATGGCCTACACTGTGGAGATGATCAGCATAGAGAAGGTGGTGGCCTGCGTCAAACGCTTCTCCACCTTTAGCGCCTCCAAGGAGCTTCCCTTTGACCTGGAGGACGCCATGGTCTTCTGGATCAACAAG GTGAACCTGAAGATTAGGgagatcacagagagagagctgaaggtCAAGCAGCACCCGCTGGAGTCTCCCAGTCACCAAAAG GTGAGGTACCGCAGGGAGCACGCCTTGGGCCGCCAGCTGCCCTTCTTCCCCCTGCTGGAGGATCTGATGAGGGACGTGTGTGACGGCGCAGCCCTCCTCACCGTGGTCCACTACTACTGCCCTGACCACATGAAGCTCCACG ATATCTGTCTGAAGGAGGTGACCTCCATAGCTGACAGTCTGTACAACATTCAGCTGCTCAAGCAGTTCTCAAATGAATATCTCAACAAGAGCTTCTACCTAACCATGGAAGACATGCTCTACTCTCCACTGGTTCTCAAG CACAATGTGATGGTGTTCATCGCTGAGCTCTTCTGGTGGTTTGAGACCGTCAAGCCAGAGTTTGTCCAACCCAGGACGGAGGAGTTCAGAGATG CCCGAGCCATGGCTCAGCCGAAGAGTGCCCGCACCTCAGTGCCCATCTCCAATGCCACCAAGCGCAGCTTTCAGGTTACCCCTGGCATCCCAGAGGCCTCGCTGTCTCTTTCTGCCCAGAGCAGCCCTGATGGCAGGTACTCCCTGTACCCTGCTGAAGGCTCTGACCCTCT TAACAAGGGATGTCCTGGGGAAGCCTTCAGCCCCTCCCACCCACTCCTCCCCCTAAGGCAGAGACAGCAGCAGGGAGAGGACGGATCAG GCATCAGAAACCGCTCCAACTCCTTGGAGAACAAACATCCACGAGGCTCAGTGCAGGCCTGGTCTGACAGGACACAGAG GCCGACGTCTACGCTCAACCCGTACACATTTGGCATCTCAGCCACTGACAGCGATGCTGACATTGCCTCTGGTGACAGTGTGAGTCTGGCCCGCTCCATCAGTAAAGACAGTCTGGCCTCTAACGTAGTCAACCTCACCCCCAAACACCAGGTTCTCACCCCCCAGGGCCACGCCCAGGTAGGCCGTGCCCCAGTCAGCCCTGCCCCCCGCCGAGTCAACGGTCACGGTCTTCTGGGAAACGTCAATATGGAGGAGGAGCTTGTGCCCGTGATGAGGACAAACGCATCAGACTCTCTCCCCAGTCAGGGAGAGGCGACGCAGCGAACTGCTGGGGCCGAGCCcaaggattgttcttattttgaACCTCTGATGCCTGCTGTGTTGAAATCGGTGAAAGAGAAGTCTGTATACCTGAacaaggaggaggagagtggggaggTGGGTCGATCGCGGGGAGGGGGTTCTATCCGGAGAGTAGAAGGGGGACCTGAACTTGTGGCGTCGGCCAGGAGGAAAACCACCACCAGCCTAAACCGGACCTACACTCCCGCCTCTAGTGGGGAGTTTAACTTGTCTACTGAGACctcactggctgggccactccaggGACAGGGGGCCTTCAATCCCATGGTCACAAGCAGTGTGGACCCCGACTCCAGCGTTTCAGCAGGTGGCTTCTACCTCCATTCTGACAGCGAAGACCAGAAGCCTTGGCAGGAGCCAGACCTGGACGAGGCTCATGATGAAGACCTGGATGAAGCCCTCACCACCAAGGACCCAACCAGGAAGACCTTTGACGAGGAGGAGGAGTCAGCCAAGCTTATGGAGGACCTGAAGGTGAAAGAAAAGAGGGACAAGGACAAAGGGGATGATTGTAGTAGCGGTCGCTCGAGCCCCTGTCTCAGCACCCACTCCCAGGCCAGCAGCCTAGCCAGCGGCAGCGTACGCATGACCAGCTTCGCTGAGCGCAAGGCCCAGCAGCGCTTTGGCAGCAACCAGGACCTGCGAACCAGTGCCTCCAGCTCCCAAAGGACCACCCCGGATGGCTCTGAGTGCAGCGGGCCCCTGTCCCTGCCCACCTCCCGGAGGCTGAAGATGGACCAGAGCCCCTCCATGCCCCAGGGGGGGCGGGGAGACGGGGGGACCAACATGCTGGCTTCTGAGCTGGTTCAGCTCCACATGCAgctagaggagaagaggaaggccATCGAGCACCAGAAGAAGAAGATGGAGATGCtgtcagccaggcagagacagaagCTGGGCAAGGCTGCCTTTCTGCACATCGTCAAGAAGGGCAAGAGCGACACCCTGCCCAACCCGCTCAAAACAGACTACTGCAAAGAAGAACTCAATGGGGACAAAGGGGGAAGCTCAAAAGATGACTCTTGCGTGGACGCTCTGAGAGGGGCCAAAGAGACTGAGTCTGCCACCTCGCCGGTCCCAGATGCCTTAGAGATGGTGGACAAGAAGGGCAGCTGTAGTCCTGGTCTGCTGCTGGATGAAGAGCTGGACCTGGACGAGTGTAACCACTCCATTGAGATGCTGAATGACGCCATCGGTagtatccagcagcagatgatgcAGCTTTCCCTCCAGCAGGACCTGCTGATGAAACAGAACGTACAGTCCCCTCCCAGGGTCCCGTCTCCCTGCTCAGTCAACGAGAAGACCTGTGGATCTGAACCCAAGGCCCGACCTGCTGTCCACTTTGTGGATTTGGGAAGCGGCGCACCAACCACTGGCACCGCTCCATCCAGGAAACCCCCCAAGCTGAGTTCGGCCCGTGGCCCCAGGACCAAGCCCTCAGAGCTGAAGCTGGCCAAAGAGCACGGCAGGCCAGGCCTGGCATCAAGCAGGGCTATCACCCCCTCCCACAGCCTGGAGACCCTGCCTCACCTGAGGCAGTTTCCTGGGGGCAGGTCCCCCAGGGCGGACCACTCTGACGTCAGCTCCAGAACCCCCTCCACAGGTGTAGAGACAATCAGTGGGCAGGACAAGCCTGGACGTAGTGCCACCTTCAGGCTCCACGACGAGGCTAACCTGCGCACAGCGGCCCGTATCGACCCAGTGGTCGTCACCCCAGAAGTGTCCTTTGAGCCGTGCCTGTCCAGTACCCTGAGGGAGGGGGAGCTGAACTCCTCCGACGGCTCGGGGAAGGAGAACATCCCCTCGGAGGAAGTGTCGAGGAGCAAAGCCCCCCTGATCGAGGTGGACCTGTCAGACCTGAAGGAcccagaggagatggagggagacagggggcagGACAGCACCATGGATGGGGAGGAAGGGGAACAGAAGTCTGGCCTGGGATTCTTCTTCAAG gatgaacAGAAGGCAGAGGATGAACTAGCTAAGAAGAGAGCAGCTTTTCTAATAAGGCAGCAGAAGAAGGCTGAGGAGGCCCGGCTACGAAAAATGCAGCTGGAGGCTGAGACGGAACAGAAACGGGAAGAGGCCAG GCGGAAGGCAGAGGAGGACAggatgaggaaggaggaggagaaggcccGTAGGGAGCTCATCAAGGAGCAGTACCTGAGGAGGAAGCAGCAGGAGCTGATGGAGGAGCAGGGCCTGGGCAGCCCCATCAAGCCCAAGACTGCCAAGACCAAGCTCAAGAAACCCAGTCACCAGACTCACAGACCCAAGTCTGCATTCAGCAGAGAGGAGATCTCTAGCGACACCTTCTCCTCCAAGGGCTCTTCTTCTACAT CTGACAACCTGAGCAGTGTCCAGTCAGGCTCTAGTCTGTCCCTGGCCTCCGCTGCCACCACCGAGGCAGACAGCGTCAACTCTGGAGGGCCAGGCTCCCAACG GGGTGAGTCTGTGGAGTCGTTCCCAGGCCTGAGTCGGAACGCCAGTCGGAACACTGAGAGAGACTGGGACAATGGATCCACTGCGTCTTCCATCACCTCCATGGCAGAATACACTG GTCCCAAGCTGTTCAGGGAGCCCAGTTCCAAGTCCAACAAGCCAATCATCTTCAATGCCATCTCCCATTGCTGCCTCGCTGGCAAAGTCAACGAACCCCAGAAGAACACCCTTCTAGAG GAGCTGGAGAGAGTAGATGCACACCACCTGATGATCCTGTTTAGGGATGGGGGCTGCCAGTTCCGGGGGGTCTACTCCtacttcccagacacggaggagATCCTCAAGCTGACCGGCACGGGCCCCAAGAGCATTAGCAAGAAGATGATCGACAAGCTTTACAAGTACAGCTCGGACCGCAAGCAGTTCACTGTCATCCCTGCCAAGACCGTGTCGGTTAGCATAGACGCCATCACTATCCACAACCACCTGTGGCAGGCCAAAAGAACCACTGTGCCAAAGAAGAGCGGGAAATAA